CACCCTTTTCGGTGCGTAAAGAAATTGAAGAAGAACACAATTCAGCCCTTGGCATTATCATTGGCTGCGGACTCATTGGTCTTGCCATTATCCTATCGGCAGCCATTAAGTAGTCATGTCCAACAATGTAGCACCGCCCATGGCAGAAGTCTCAAGCCCTGCCCTGCTCCTCACCGTATTCGTCGCTGCGGTATGTGGTCTGGTCTACGAACTCATCGCAGGAACACTTTCCAGCTACCTCCTGGGTGACTCTGTCACACAGTTCTCGTTGGTCATTGGCATGTTTCTCACCTCGATGGGCATCGGTGCTTATCTTTCCAAATTCATCGAAGAGCTGCTCCTCGAGCGGCTGATCCTTATTGAAATGGCAGTTGGGTGTATTGGCGGACTCGCGGCAGGCCTAGGTTTTGCCGCATTTGCCTATACCGAAGCCTACGGCATGGTGCTTACTTCACTGGTGATTACCATCGGCATATTGGTCGGCATGGAAATCCCATTGGTCATTCGGATACTGCGCAATACCGTGGGCCTGGAGATAACACTCGCCCATGTGATGAGCCTAGACTATGTGGGCGCACTTTTGGCGTCACTTGTCTTTCCGTTTGTCATCCTGCCGCAACTTGGTTTGGTACGTGGCAGCTTTCTAATGGGGTTTCTCAATATTGGGATTGCCCTCTATCTGATTCGCTCCGTTAAAGGACCACTTACCGGTCGTCGCAAATTGACCAGCTTAGCTTTTGGACTTCTCTTTCTGATGAGTGTGGGGTTTTTAGGTTCTTCCCAAGCAACCCTCCATTTTGAAGACCAACTTTACCAAGATGATATTATCTTTGCGCGCAATACGGGCAGCCAACGTATGATTGTAACTCGTTGGCGAGACGACATCCGTCTCTACCTCAACGGACATCTCCAATTTTCAAGCGTAGATGAATACCGTTACCATGAGACCCTTGTTCATCCTGCTATGGCAGCTGCACCCAATCGGTCCCGGGTTCTGATCCTGGGAGGCGGCGATGGTATGGCTGCCCGAGAAGTGCTGCGTTATCCAGATGTAACCCAGCTCGACTTAGTCGACCTCGACCCTGAAGTTACCGCTGCCTTTCGCGATAACCCTATGTTCAGCGAACTCAATAACGGCTCACTCTCAGATCCTCGGATTCGAATTTACAACGAAGACGCAATGAAATTCATGGGTCAAACCAGCGAGCTCTACGATGTGATTCTGATGGACCTTCCCGACCCATCCGATGCAAACCTTGGTAAGCTATACTCGCGGCCCTTTTTTGAATTGGTTGGCCGCCACCTCACACCCACCGGTCGCCTTGCCGCGCAATGCACCAGCCCGTTTCGCTCTCGAGCAGCCTTCTGGTCGATTGTAACCACACTCGAAGCAGCCAGGTTTGGTTCCCCGGAGCAGCCGCGCCAGCTCATTGCCCGTCCGTACCATACGGTTGTTCCATCATTTGGAACCTGGGGATTTGTCGTGGCGTCAATGCAGCCCATCGACGTATCGGAACTGGAAGTACATCCATCGGCCCGCTACTTAACCAGCGAACTGCTGCCCTCCTTGTTTACATTTCCAAACGATATGAAGCGCATTCCAACGCCCGTAAGCTCACTTGATAATCCAGTGGTCGTGAATCTCTACCGTGATGGATACAATCAATACTTTGATTGAGACGCTTAAAACGTCACGAGAAATAGAGATAAACCTGCGGCTTATAACAGTTATTCTATCTGAAAACCGATATTCCCTAGACTAAGCAGATTGCAGCATTGCGCATCAAAGAGCCCTTTGTTATCGGATTTCTTAATGAAAATTGGCATCTATACAGTGTCTCTCTTTCGACAAGTCACGGGCATCGAAAAAGTTGGACTCCAAGTCGCTAAGGCACTCACCGCTGATGGGCATACCGTCACCTGGGTAGCACCTCCTGGCCAATTTGCTCCCATTGCCGCGCTGCCTGCTGGTGTCAGCGTTGAGCACATACCCTACGAAATCTCACTCGACCACGCAGCGCAACTTCGAGACATTGTAAAACGACGAGAGCTGGACGTCATCGTAGCGATGACCACCAATGGTGTAGCTTCAACCTTTCCAGTAGCCTTGGACGGGCTC
This genomic window from Deltaproteobacteria bacterium contains:
- a CDS encoding DUF350 domain-containing protein; the encoded protein is MPDTIISELWGIIPTIVYFFVGLILFGVGINLMEKLTPFSVRKEIEEEHNSALGIIIGCGLIGLAIILSAAIK
- a CDS encoding polyamine aminopropyltransferase; this translates as MSNNVAPPMAEVSSPALLLTVFVAAVCGLVYELIAGTLSSYLLGDSVTQFSLVIGMFLTSMGIGAYLSKFIEELLLERLILIEMAVGCIGGLAAGLGFAAFAYTEAYGMVLTSLVITIGILVGMEIPLVIRILRNTVGLEITLAHVMSLDYVGALLASLVFPFVILPQLGLVRGSFLMGFLNIGIALYLIRSVKGPLTGRRKLTSLAFGLLFLMSVGFLGSSQATLHFEDQLYQDDIIFARNTGSQRMIVTRWRDDIRLYLNGHLQFSSVDEYRYHETLVHPAMAAAPNRSRVLILGGGDGMAAREVLRYPDVTQLDLVDLDPEVTAAFRDNPMFSELNNGSLSDPRIRIYNEDAMKFMGQTSELYDVILMDLPDPSDANLGKLYSRPFFELVGRHLTPTGRLAAQCTSPFRSRAAFWSIVTTLEAARFGSPEQPRQLIARPYHTVVPSFGTWGFVVASMQPIDVSELEVHPSARYLTSELLPSLFTFPNDMKRIPTPVSSLDNPVVVNLYRDGYNQYFD